In Gordonia iterans, the following proteins share a genomic window:
- a CDS encoding Trm112 family protein gives MTTRAEQLDPVVRARLVCPQDHGELIDAGNELYNPRLRVAYAIDENGIPNMLIDDAREVDDDEHRRLLGENGE, from the coding sequence ATGACAACCCGTGCAGAACAACTGGATCCGGTGGTGCGGGCGCGGCTCGTCTGCCCGCAGGATCACGGTGAGCTGATCGACGCGGGGAACGAGTTGTACAACCCGCGACTGCGGGTCGCCTACGCCATCGACGAGAACGGCATCCCGAACATGCTGATCGACGACGCACGTGAGGTCGACGACGACGAACACCGCCGTCTGCTGGGCGAGAACGGCGAGTGA
- a CDS encoding HAD-IIA family hydrolase, giving the protein MTKRGSQEKGHGDSGPSIPDEVKAADLDPEVRRDLQGLDKSTADRVARHLVVVGDVLAEDPELALEHARAARARAARVGVVRETAGIAAYYAGEWQEAIAELRAARRISGDGGALLPLIADCERGLGRPERAVEVAQSPEGQALIGEEAVEMAIVESGAHLDLGDAEGAVRVLAGQDLRAGRTGTEAARLFSAYGRALYEAGRTADALTWYQNAAAADVDDATDAEFALQELLAEGLDDVVVPAPVQETADDDPLLTEYDALLLDLDGTLYEGRSVLPGAVDLVDRQPRPRYYVTNNASRSAEQVAAHLGALGFAASPDEVVTSAQVGARLVAERVAAGARVLVVGASSLREEIAGVGLEPVASADDQPAAVIQGHSPDTGWAELSEAALAVARGALWVATNTDTTLPTERGLLVGNGSMVAAVATATGAAPAVAGKPAAPIMREVLARSRSRRPLLIGDRLDTDIEGANAVGIDSLLVLTGVTTARALLMAPPERRPTYVVGDLTGISAPASSLRIGRQPGWQVTVAEHRVTVDPKGETDLPSLLPALCHAVWTADVGGLDLRISSGDAETSALLDRLGLTGRPAGSALA; this is encoded by the coding sequence ATGACGAAGCGCGGTTCGCAAGAGAAGGGTCACGGCGACTCGGGTCCGTCGATTCCAGACGAGGTGAAGGCGGCCGACCTCGATCCGGAGGTTCGTCGCGACCTTCAGGGCCTGGACAAGTCGACTGCCGACCGAGTGGCGCGGCACCTCGTCGTCGTCGGTGACGTTCTGGCCGAGGATCCGGAGCTTGCGCTGGAACATGCGCGTGCGGCTCGGGCGCGCGCCGCACGGGTCGGCGTGGTACGCGAGACCGCCGGCATTGCCGCCTACTACGCCGGCGAGTGGCAGGAGGCGATCGCCGAGTTGCGTGCCGCTCGGCGGATTTCCGGTGACGGCGGCGCCCTTCTCCCGCTGATCGCTGACTGCGAACGCGGTCTAGGACGTCCTGAACGTGCCGTCGAGGTGGCGCAGAGTCCGGAGGGGCAGGCGCTGATCGGCGAGGAGGCGGTCGAGATGGCGATCGTCGAATCCGGCGCCCACCTCGACTTGGGGGACGCCGAGGGCGCGGTGCGGGTGCTGGCCGGGCAGGATCTGCGAGCGGGCCGCACCGGGACCGAGGCGGCACGTCTGTTCAGCGCCTACGGCAGGGCGCTGTACGAAGCGGGCCGCACAGCCGACGCCCTCACGTGGTACCAGAATGCGGCGGCCGCGGACGTCGACGATGCGACCGATGCAGAGTTCGCCCTGCAAGAGCTGCTTGCTGAGGGCTTGGACGACGTCGTCGTCCCGGCGCCCGTCCAAGAGACTGCAGACGACGATCCGCTGCTGACGGAGTACGACGCTCTCCTCCTCGACCTGGACGGGACCCTGTACGAGGGCCGCAGCGTGCTTCCGGGTGCCGTCGACCTCGTCGACCGTCAGCCGCGACCCCGGTACTACGTGACCAACAACGCCAGTCGCTCCGCCGAGCAGGTGGCCGCGCACCTCGGCGCACTCGGTTTCGCCGCATCGCCGGACGAGGTGGTGACCAGCGCGCAGGTGGGTGCGCGCCTGGTCGCCGAGCGGGTGGCTGCGGGTGCTCGGGTCCTGGTGGTCGGAGCGTCGTCGCTCCGCGAGGAAATCGCCGGGGTGGGACTTGAGCCCGTGGCGTCGGCTGACGACCAGCCCGCGGCGGTGATCCAGGGACACTCCCCGGACACCGGGTGGGCCGAACTCTCCGAAGCCGCGCTGGCCGTGGCACGCGGTGCTCTCTGGGTGGCGACGAATACCGACACGACGCTGCCGACGGAACGCGGACTGCTGGTCGGGAACGGTTCGATGGTGGCGGCGGTCGCCACCGCGACCGGGGCCGCGCCGGCGGTCGCCGGAAAGCCGGCGGCGCCGATCATGCGCGAGGTGCTGGCGCGGAGCAGGAGCCGGCGTCCGTTGTTGATCGGCGACCGGCTCGACACCGACATCGAAGGTGCCAACGCCGTCGGGATCGACAGTCTGCTGGTCCTCACCGGCGTCACGACCGCGCGTGCACTGCTTATGGCGCCACCGGAACGTCGCCCGACCTACGTGGTGGGCGACCTCACCGGGATTTCGGCGCCTGCGTCGTCGCTGCGGATCGGGAGGCAGCCCGGCTGGCAGGTGACCGTCGCCGAACATCGCGTGACGGTGGACCCGAAAGGGGAGACCGACCTCCCTTCGCTGCTGCCGGCGCTCTGCCACGCGGTATGGACCGCGGACGTGGGAGGTCTCGACTTGCGGATCAGCAGCGGTGACGCGGAGACGAGTGCGCTCCTTGACCGCCTCGGCCTGACCGGCCGACCGGCGGGCAGTGCGCTAGCCTGA
- the tyrS gene encoding tyrosine--tRNA ligase has translation MSSEALQPDIIDELSWRGLIGQSTDEGELRRALEEGPMTLYAGFDPTASSLHAGHLVPLLTLRRFQQAGHRPLVLAGGATGLIGDPRDVGERTMNSTDTVAGWADRIVGQLQRFVEIDDSPTGAILVNNLDWTGDLTAIDFLREIGKHFSVNVMLARETVKRRLESDGISYTEFSYLLLQSNDYLQLHRRYGCRLQIGGSDQWGNIVGGVDLVRKVEGAQVHALTVPLVTSSDGKKFGKSTGGGSLWLDPELTSPYAWYQYFVNTADADVVKYLKWFTFLSREEIDELARATAEEPFRRAAQKRLAAEMTTLIHGPAQTAAVELASQALFGRADLDGLDEDTLAAALTETGIADYSDGATPTLVELLVDSGLATGNKAARRSIDEGGAYVNNVKVTDPEWAPAAGDLLHGRWLVLRRGKKTFAGARVGS, from the coding sequence ATGTCGAGTGAAGCGCTCCAGCCCGACATCATCGACGAACTCTCGTGGCGGGGCCTCATCGGTCAGTCCACCGACGAAGGAGAGCTCCGGCGAGCCCTGGAAGAGGGGCCGATGACGCTCTACGCCGGGTTCGACCCGACGGCGTCGAGCCTGCACGCCGGACACCTGGTTCCCCTGCTGACTCTCCGCAGATTTCAACAGGCCGGGCACCGACCGCTCGTCCTCGCGGGCGGCGCGACTGGACTGATCGGTGATCCGCGCGACGTCGGCGAGCGCACGATGAACTCGACCGACACCGTGGCCGGCTGGGCCGACCGGATCGTCGGGCAGTTGCAGCGGTTCGTCGAGATCGACGACTCGCCCACCGGTGCGATTCTGGTGAACAACCTCGACTGGACCGGCGACCTCACGGCGATCGACTTCCTCCGCGAGATCGGCAAGCACTTCTCGGTGAACGTGATGCTGGCGCGTGAGACGGTCAAGCGGCGGCTCGAGTCCGACGGCATCAGCTACACCGAGTTCAGCTACCTCCTCTTGCAGTCCAACGACTATCTTCAGCTCCATCGGCGTTACGGTTGCCGTCTGCAGATCGGCGGCTCGGATCAGTGGGGGAACATCGTCGGCGGGGTGGACCTGGTGCGTAAGGTCGAAGGGGCACAGGTCCATGCGCTCACCGTGCCGCTGGTCACATCGTCCGACGGCAAGAAGTTCGGCAAGTCCACCGGGGGCGGCAGTCTCTGGCTGGACCCGGAGCTTACGTCGCCGTACGCCTGGTACCAGTACTTCGTGAACACCGCCGACGCCGACGTCGTCAAGTACCTCAAGTGGTTCACGTTCCTGTCCCGCGAAGAGATCGACGAGCTCGCCAGGGCCACCGCGGAAGAGCCCTTCCGTCGTGCGGCGCAGAAGCGGCTCGCCGCCGAGATGACGACGCTGATCCACGGACCGGCGCAGACCGCAGCCGTGGAGTTGGCGAGCCAGGCGTTGTTCGGCAGGGCCGACCTCGACGGCCTCGACGAGGACACTCTCGCCGCCGCGTTGACCGAGACAGGCATCGCCGACTACTCCGACGGTGCGACCCCGACGCTGGTCGAGTTGCTGGTCGACTCCGGTCTCGCGACCGGCAACAAGGCGGCACGACGGTCCATCGACGAGGGGGGCGCCTACGTGAACAACGTGAAGGTGACCGATCCCGAGTGGGCGCCGGCGGCCGGCGACCTGCTGCACGGGCGCTGGCTGGTGCTTCGTCGCGGCAAGAAGACGTTCGCCGGCGCTCGCGTCGGCAGCTGA